The Pirellulimonas nuda genome includes a region encoding these proteins:
- a CDS encoding glycosyltransferase — MGAIAIGRNEGERLRACLESLVRDLDHVVYVDSGSSDNSLAVAQALGVDAVQLDTRGGFTAARARNAGFRRLQQLAPNVKFVQFVDGDCEVIGGWMRAGLAFLNSKPQAAVVCGRRRETHPHLNVYHRLTEMEWETLAGETHSCGGDALFRRDAFEEVGGYRETLIAGEEPELCTRLRKNGWKIWRLDSEMTYHDIRMSTFRQWWRRTVRGGHAYAEVAALHGSLTERHRWRKLVSIWFWALLPFIAFAVWPFTGGASLIATALAYVLLIAKTSASRMRRHRDPWASALLYSTACVLAKWPQTLGSLQYSWNRLRGSRTQLIEYSQHAIGTPSKQGHRTRV, encoded by the coding sequence GTGGGGGCCATCGCCATTGGCCGCAACGAGGGTGAACGGCTCCGGGCCTGCTTGGAGTCGCTGGTGCGAGATCTGGACCACGTGGTTTACGTCGACTCGGGCTCTAGCGACAATAGCCTCGCGGTCGCCCAAGCGCTAGGCGTCGACGCCGTACAGCTCGACACGCGGGGCGGCTTTACTGCGGCTCGGGCGCGCAACGCCGGGTTCAGGCGTTTGCAGCAGCTTGCCCCCAATGTGAAGTTTGTGCAGTTCGTCGATGGCGACTGTGAAGTGATTGGCGGCTGGATGCGAGCCGGCTTGGCCTTTCTAAACTCTAAGCCGCAGGCGGCCGTCGTCTGTGGCCGCCGACGCGAGACCCATCCGCACCTCAACGTCTACCATCGGCTTACTGAAATGGAGTGGGAAACGCTCGCCGGCGAGACCCACTCCTGTGGGGGCGACGCCCTCTTTCGTCGGGACGCTTTCGAGGAGGTTGGCGGCTATCGCGAGACCCTAATCGCCGGCGAAGAGCCGGAGCTTTGCACACGCCTGCGCAAGAACGGCTGGAAGATTTGGCGCCTCGATTCTGAGATGACCTACCACGACATTCGCATGTCGACATTCCGCCAATGGTGGAGGCGGACCGTCCGCGGCGGGCACGCCTACGCGGAGGTCGCCGCGCTGCACGGATCGCTCACCGAACGGCACCGCTGGCGGAAGCTCGTGAGCATCTGGTTTTGGGCGCTGCTGCCGTTCATCGCCTTTGCCGTCTGGCCCTTTACCGGTGGCGCATCGCTGATCGCCACGGCGCTCGCCTACGTGCTGCTGATTGCAAAAACCAGTGCTAGCCGGATGCGCCGGCATCGCGATCCGTGGGCATCGGCCTTGCTCTATTCAACGGCCTGCGTGCTGGCCAAGTGGCCCCAAACGCTTGGATCGCTCCAATACTCATGGAATCGCCTGCGCGGTTCCCGCACGCAGTTGATTGAATACAGCCAGCACGCGATCGGCACGCCTTCCAAGCAAGGACACCGGACGCGAGTTTAA
- a CDS encoding glycosyltransferase yields MLHVLPRPAGRFLVFSERGQIPGAQVDPIFDGRAGSIGDKVWEVKRESALPCCYWKKLPFDTVLLQTKWNTPKDETVRLIDQVRAVRPEARVIYLDWFAPLHLPNPYIFDFVDLYVKKQALIDRSSYATGMCDTNLVEYEAQWDPKLLPPRGAGVDQSLIDKKLYVGWNFATSSRLIRELSRKHHENHDRLIGLHCRMHVPDTASTWYGHMRRRCLDAVQALQLPNALIETTRVPRVTFLRELRASKMCFSPFGYGEVCWRDFEAVLCGAMLLKPDMSHIETNPNIYLPYETYVPVRWDLEDLGSKCKRYMLDEKERLRISRNAVDVWNSYVSEAWRQQWGAVIARST; encoded by the coding sequence TTGCTGCACGTTCTTCCCCGTCCAGCCGGACGATTCCTGGTGTTCTCGGAAAGAGGTCAAATACCCGGCGCGCAAGTCGATCCGATCTTTGATGGCCGGGCCGGTTCCATTGGTGATAAAGTGTGGGAAGTCAAGCGTGAAAGCGCCCTTCCGTGTTGCTATTGGAAGAAGTTGCCCTTCGACACAGTACTCTTACAGACAAAGTGGAACACACCCAAGGACGAGACCGTCCGACTGATCGATCAGGTGCGAGCGGTTCGCCCCGAGGCGCGCGTCATATACCTGGACTGGTTTGCGCCGCTTCACCTGCCCAACCCGTACATCTTTGATTTTGTTGACTTGTACGTAAAGAAGCAAGCGCTCATCGACAGATCTTCGTACGCTACGGGAATGTGTGACACAAACCTCGTAGAATATGAGGCACAGTGGGATCCGAAGCTGCTACCTCCGCGTGGGGCGGGTGTCGACCAGTCACTCATCGACAAGAAGCTCTACGTCGGGTGGAATTTTGCGACGAGCTCTCGACTGATAAGAGAACTTAGCAGAAAGCACCACGAGAATCACGATCGACTGATTGGCCTACACTGCCGCATGCATGTTCCCGACACTGCTTCCACTTGGTACGGACACATGCGCCGACGTTGCCTTGATGCTGTGCAAGCGCTGCAGTTACCCAACGCGTTAATAGAAACGACCCGCGTGCCACGCGTAACATTCTTGCGCGAGCTGAGAGCCAGCAAGATGTGCTTTAGCCCGTTCGGTTACGGAGAAGTCTGCTGGCGCGACTTTGAGGCTGTTCTTTGCGGTGCGATGCTATTAAAGCCAGACATGAGTCACATCGAAACTAATCCGAATATCTACCTTCCTTATGAAACTTACGTGCCAGTTCGTTGGGACTTAGAAGACCTCGGCAGCAAGTGCAAGCGGTACATGTTGGACGAGAAAGAACGGCTTCGCATCAGTCGGAATGCGGTTGACGTATGGAACAGTTACGTCTCGGAGGCGTGGCGCCAGCAGTGGGGCGCTGTTATAGCAAGATCCACCTAA
- a CDS encoding FkbM family methyltransferase, giving the protein MHWNDEDIAIDASDLVGRHFCMLQSFDPEVSEILSRSTREDDVFWDIGANAGTTSYQMLRSNPRLHVVAIEPQSALADVLGKNLRRLAKSQTEVHRVGISDQGGKLSLMIPKGNRGRARFDCQGVKERSGADEWSAEVVEVITASELLKRTKLKKWPSLIKIDVEGHEPQVIRSLIPAFASKIPRLVVFEHTKGWNSDFEEMRVVLKSHGYQTFGILKTPWRTRLVESESSSHLGITDFVAINVNAQQNHT; this is encoded by the coding sequence TTGCATTGGAATGATGAGGACATCGCAATCGATGCGTCCGATCTTGTCGGTCGCCATTTTTGCATGCTGCAAAGCTTTGATCCGGAAGTGTCCGAAATCTTATCGCGCTCGACTAGAGAAGACGACGTGTTTTGGGATATTGGCGCCAACGCTGGCACCACTTCCTACCAGATGCTAAGGTCCAATCCAAGACTTCATGTTGTAGCGATCGAGCCTCAATCTGCATTGGCGGATGTGCTCGGCAAGAATCTTCGCAGGCTTGCAAAGTCGCAAACCGAAGTCCATAGAGTTGGCATCAGCGATCAGGGAGGTAAGTTATCATTGATGATTCCTAAGGGAAATCGGGGTAGGGCCAGATTTGATTGTCAAGGTGTTAAGGAGCGATCTGGAGCTGACGAGTGGTCAGCGGAAGTGGTCGAGGTCATTACGGCTTCAGAACTGCTGAAGAGAACCAAGCTCAAGAAATGGCCCTCTCTGATTAAGATTGACGTAGAGGGGCACGAGCCTCAAGTTATTCGGTCGCTAATTCCTGCATTTGCCTCGAAGATCCCCAGGTTGGTCGTATTCGAACATACTAAGGGATGGAACTCTGACTTCGAAGAGATGCGAGTCGTTCTCAAGAGCCATGGATATCAGACTTTTGGGATCTTGAAAACACCATGGCGCACGCGTCTTGTAGAGTCAGAGAGTTCGTCGCATCTCGGAATAACTGATTTTGTTGCAATCAATGTAAACGCTCAACAGAACCACACTTGA
- a CDS encoding glycosyltransferase family 4 protein has product MTALKSIGYYYFEHLVWRKFCERIKAGEFDIVHRLTPLSPTIPSRLASDCKSAGVPFVLGPLNGGVPWPKWFQEERKQEKEWLAPLRQAYKLMPYHSSTLRHSSALIVASRDTLAQIPSQYHHKAFYIPENAIDPGRFPQSLRRAAGRPLRMLFLGRLVPYKGADMVIDAAWDLLNTGRAELTIVGEGPQRPMLEEKVAKLEQQGAVRLVGNVPHERVFEYLRDADVLSFPSVREFGGGVVLEAMAMGCVPIVVNYGGPAELIDRDTAFGLDIGERRAIVEQLRVRLTHLCDDPSCLENMAIAGMRKARTEFTWAVKALKVNDVYKWVRGKGEKPPSSIEPA; this is encoded by the coding sequence GTGACCGCTCTGAAGTCGATTGGCTACTACTATTTTGAGCACCTTGTTTGGCGAAAGTTTTGCGAACGCATCAAGGCGGGCGAGTTCGATATCGTGCACCGGCTGACTCCGTTGAGTCCGACTATACCATCCCGTCTGGCATCGGATTGCAAATCGGCCGGTGTTCCATTTGTGTTGGGCCCCTTGAATGGCGGCGTGCCGTGGCCCAAGTGGTTTCAAGAAGAGCGGAAACAAGAGAAGGAATGGCTGGCGCCGCTGAGACAAGCCTATAAATTGATGCCTTACCATAGCTCAACGCTTCGCCATAGTTCGGCGCTCATCGTCGCATCCCGAGATACGCTGGCGCAGATCCCATCCCAGTACCATCATAAGGCCTTTTACATTCCTGAGAACGCCATCGATCCTGGTCGTTTTCCCCAATCACTCCGACGAGCCGCCGGTCGGCCATTGCGGATGCTATTTCTCGGGCGACTCGTCCCCTACAAGGGGGCGGACATGGTAATCGACGCGGCTTGGGACCTGTTGAACACTGGCCGAGCCGAATTAACGATTGTCGGCGAAGGACCTCAGCGCCCTATGCTTGAAGAAAAGGTAGCGAAGCTGGAGCAGCAAGGTGCCGTAAGGCTAGTTGGTAATGTCCCTCATGAGCGCGTGTTTGAGTACCTGAGGGATGCCGATGTTCTCTCGTTTCCAAGCGTCCGGGAATTCGGAGGCGGGGTAGTCTTGGAAGCGATGGCGATGGGATGCGTGCCGATCGTAGTCAACTATGGCGGTCCCGCGGAACTTATTGATCGAGATACCGCATTTGGGCTGGATATCGGCGAACGCCGAGCCATCGTCGAGCAATTGCGTGTCCGATTAACTCATTTGTGCGATGATCCAAGCTGTCTGGAGAACATGGCAATCGCAGGAATGAGGAAGGCGCGCACCGAATTTACATGGGCGGTCAAAGCATTGAAGGTCAACGACGTGTACAAATGGGTTCGTGGAAAGGGAGAAAAGCCGCCCAGTTCCATCGAACCTGCCTAA
- a CDS encoding sulfotransferase family protein codes for MTTEPQKATECGPDFIVIGAMKCMTSTLHEQLAAQPGVFMCTPKEPCYFSDDEVYARGENWYRGLFDDARPGDLRGESSTHYTKLPTYPATVERMHAAFPRLKLIYVMRHPVDRLVSQYMHEWSVRNVNLSIDDAIDAFPGLIDYGRYARQLAPYLEAFGPCQVLPVFFERLKVTPQGELERITDFLGLGQKPAWNDEVAAQNRSNERLRTSRLRDAVVHAPGISWLRRTLVPKRVRDRVKSLWRLPAKPELRPETEARLLKAFDDDLRVLGGWLSSPLSCERFREVVSRHPLEWRPGLSASLLADAMRQEAMA; via the coding sequence ATGACCACCGAGCCCCAAAAAGCAACCGAGTGCGGTCCTGACTTCATCGTCATTGGCGCGATGAAGTGCATGACATCCACACTGCACGAGCAGCTCGCTGCGCAGCCGGGCGTCTTCATGTGCACGCCCAAGGAGCCTTGCTACTTCTCCGACGACGAGGTCTACGCACGCGGAGAAAACTGGTACCGCGGCCTGTTCGACGACGCGCGGCCCGGGGACCTGCGCGGGGAATCCAGCACGCACTACACGAAGCTTCCGACGTATCCCGCTACGGTGGAACGGATGCACGCGGCATTTCCGCGTCTGAAGCTCATCTACGTGATGCGGCATCCGGTCGATCGCCTCGTTTCGCAATACATGCACGAGTGGTCGGTCCGCAACGTCAACCTCTCAATCGACGACGCGATCGACGCCTTTCCCGGGTTGATCGACTACGGTCGCTATGCCCGCCAGCTGGCGCCCTACCTGGAAGCGTTCGGCCCATGCCAGGTGCTTCCGGTGTTCTTCGAGCGGCTGAAGGTGACGCCGCAGGGAGAGCTTGAGCGGATCACCGACTTCCTCGGTCTTGGACAGAAACCCGCCTGGAATGATGAAGTCGCCGCCCAAAACCGCTCAAACGAGCGGCTGCGGACCAGCCGACTGCGAGACGCCGTCGTACACGCCCCCGGCATTTCCTGGCTACGCAGGACGCTCGTTCCGAAGAGAGTGCGTGATCGCGTTAAGTCGCTCTGGAGGCTGCCCGCCAAACCCGAGCTCCGCCCCGAGACCGAGGCACGCCTTCTCAAGGCCTTCGACGATGACCTCCGTGTGCTCGGTGGTTGGCTCTCGTCGCCGCTCTCGTGCGAGCGGTTCCGAGAAGTCGTGAGCCGCCATCCGCTCGAGTGGCGGCCAGGCTTGAGCGCCTCCCTGCTCGCCGACGCAATGCGACAGGAGGCGATGGCTTGA
- the tnpA gene encoding IS66 family insertion sequence element accessory protein TnpA translates to MARSTGPERAELWRERLTRHSRSEQSTADFCLAEGVSVASFYAWRRKLGPATPRSLWVSPSAHHVPEVCPNVPVVATTLATSVPRLEF, encoded by the coding sequence ATGGCGCGGAGCACCGGTCCGGAGCGAGCGGAGTTGTGGCGTGAGCGTTTGACGCGTCACAGCCGTTCGGAGCAGAGCACGGCCGATTTCTGCTTGGCAGAGGGGGTGTCGGTCGCGTCATTCTATGCGTGGCGCCGGAAGCTGGGGCCGGCGACGCCGCGGTCGCTGTGGGTTTCACCGTCCGCTCACCACGTCCCTGAGGTATGCCCAAACGTCCCGGTCGTTGCCACCACGCTGGCCACGAGCGTGCCTCGTCTAGAGTTCTGA
- a CDS encoding glycosyltransferase family 2 protein — protein MGPTKLLVVIVCYRSADLAIDCLRSIAPQVGEVPDARVQVCENGTGPESVTQLNHAIDENGWGDWASVVAVSPNRGFAGGNNVILGPAMASETPPEYLMLLNADTIVRPGALRALCSALDARPDVGILGPRLEWPDGTPQTSAFLDFTPLHEFIHSAATGPVSRCFRRGHGALPIADAPHDAEWISFACALIRCEVFQACGLLDEGYYLYFDDADYCRLARQAGWRVVHYPDARVVHLRGRSNPLKSLAAKRERRPRYWYLSRNRYYAKFYGRHRLWIANALWHGGRTISLARELVGNRPSSVCRAEWRDIWTNAWSPMKPHKPSDRQS, from the coding sequence GTGGGCCCCACGAAACTGTTGGTTGTGATCGTGTGCTACCGGTCGGCGGATCTCGCGATCGACTGCCTGCGATCGATCGCACCCCAGGTTGGGGAAGTGCCGGACGCGCGCGTTCAGGTCTGCGAGAACGGAACAGGCCCGGAGTCGGTTACACAACTGAACCACGCGATCGACGAGAACGGATGGGGTGATTGGGCGTCGGTCGTGGCGGTCTCCCCCAATCGTGGATTTGCTGGGGGCAACAACGTGATCCTGGGTCCGGCGATGGCCTCTGAGACGCCGCCCGAGTACCTCATGCTGCTCAACGCCGACACGATCGTCCGGCCAGGGGCCTTGCGTGCCCTCTGCTCGGCCCTCGACGCGCGACCCGACGTGGGTATCCTCGGGCCGCGGCTCGAGTGGCCTGATGGCACGCCCCAGACCAGCGCGTTTCTCGATTTCACGCCGCTGCACGAGTTCATTCACTCGGCAGCGACCGGCCCGGTCAGCCGCTGCTTCCGGAGAGGGCACGGCGCCCTACCGATCGCAGACGCGCCGCACGACGCCGAGTGGATCAGCTTCGCGTGCGCCCTAATCCGCTGTGAGGTCTTCCAAGCTTGCGGCTTGCTCGACGAGGGCTACTACCTCTACTTCGACGACGCCGACTACTGCCGACTTGCCCGGCAAGCGGGGTGGCGTGTGGTACACTACCCAGACGCCCGCGTGGTGCACTTGCGTGGGCGGAGCAACCCGTTGAAATCACTCGCCGCCAAGCGCGAGCGACGGCCCCGCTACTGGTACCTCTCACGCAACCGTTACTACGCCAAGTTCTACGGCCGCCACCGCCTGTGGATCGCCAATGCGCTGTGGCACGGCGGCCGGACGATCTCGCTCGCCCGCGAGCTCGTCGGTAACCGACCAAGCAGCGTCTGCCGTGCCGAATGGCGGGACATCTGGACGAACGCGTGGTCACCGATGAAGCCCCACAAACCGTCGGATCGCCAGTCTTGA
- a CDS encoding FkbM family methyltransferase has protein sequence MLVRDASSVFIVGANSGFYALQAASASLNAEVHAFEPYPPAFGLLSRNIGLNDLTDRITTWPIALGDRECTSELLVPEPRFGSVMETSASLAADFNQNVGERIEVPVTTVDAFAAERKCGPSVLLIDVEGFELQVIRGAVNTLRESKPYLIVEVFADRVTDVDELDDIRKSAHYECWELGKKTLTRRSSVAACTSHPNQIWVPESSRREFVRIIESIEVLSCRENCG, from the coding sequence ATGCTAGTGCGTGATGCGTCATCGGTTTTCATTGTTGGAGCCAACTCGGGCTTCTACGCGCTGCAAGCAGCTAGCGCGTCGCTAAACGCCGAGGTTCACGCATTCGAACCCTATCCTCCCGCGTTTGGACTTCTGAGTAGAAACATCGGGCTCAATGATTTGACAGACCGGATCACCACTTGGCCGATTGCTTTAGGTGATCGCGAGTGCACCAGCGAATTATTGGTGCCCGAACCTCGATTCGGTAGTGTAATGGAAACTTCTGCGAGTCTCGCTGCGGACTTCAACCAGAACGTCGGCGAGCGGATTGAGGTGCCAGTAACGACTGTTGACGCATTCGCCGCAGAAAGAAAATGCGGTCCGTCGGTGCTTCTCATTGACGTCGAAGGATTTGAATTGCAAGTGATCCGCGGCGCCGTAAACACACTCCGAGAATCAAAGCCCTACCTGATCGTCGAGGTGTTCGCTGATCGTGTCACCGATGTCGATGAACTCGACGACATAAGAAAGTCCGCGCACTATGAGTGCTGGGAGCTTGGGAAGAAGACTCTAACGCGACGTAGCAGCGTGGCGGCCTGCACTTCACATCCGAATCAGATTTGGGTGCCGGAGTCGAGTCGCAGGGAATTCGTGCGGATTATTGAATCAATCGAGGTGCTTTCGTGCCGAGAGAATTGTGGCTAA
- a CDS encoding glycosyltransferase family 4 protein, with protein sequence MPGAKFVIARWLQRLMAEEYGDPASVLIPNGVDRSQFSAPPRDRQRVPTVGFMYGQGWKGGETAVEALRFVQQRFKDLRVVAMTPSHQIKHLRSLVNCVIHYRPAQNLIPTLYRQADCWLLPSTTEGFGMPGLEAAACRCPIVSTRCGGPEDYVIDGVTGHLVPVGDPKAMCDALCRILSLDNAAWRQMSEASYDRSRQFDWDHSAQLLEEALFSRLYERSALDP encoded by the coding sequence ATGCCCGGCGCCAAGTTTGTGATAGCGCGATGGCTTCAAAGACTGATGGCCGAGGAGTACGGCGATCCAGCAAGCGTTCTGATACCAAATGGAGTTGATCGTTCACAATTCAGCGCTCCGCCAAGGGATAGACAGAGAGTTCCGACGGTGGGATTTATGTATGGGCAGGGATGGAAAGGCGGTGAGACGGCCGTTGAGGCTTTGCGATTCGTTCAGCAACGCTTCAAAGACTTGCGAGTCGTTGCAATGACTCCGTCACATCAAATCAAGCACCTGAGGAGCCTTGTCAACTGTGTCATACACTATCGCCCAGCTCAAAATCTGATTCCCACGCTGTATCGGCAGGCCGACTGTTGGCTACTTCCATCTACCACAGAAGGATTCGGAATGCCTGGCCTTGAGGCGGCGGCTTGTCGATGCCCAATAGTTTCAACTCGTTGCGGCGGTCCCGAAGACTATGTGATAGATGGAGTCACAGGACACCTTGTTCCTGTGGGCGATCCGAAAGCAATGTGCGATGCTCTTTGCCGGATCTTATCGTTGGACAATGCCGCTTGGAGACAGATGAGTGAAGCGAGCTATGACCGTTCGCGGCAATTCGACTGGGACCATTCGGCGCAATTGCTTGAAGAGGCGTTGTTTAGTCGACTGTACGAGCGCTCGGCACTAGATCCTTAA
- a CDS encoding right-handed parallel beta-helix repeat-containing protein: MAVTTDVDGWTVVSPSADSRVIYVSSSLGNDANDGLSEATPKATVSAGTALMRDGYPDHLLFKRGDVWTNENLGSISSGRSAEEPKLIGAYGSGERPVFLADPSREFSNNIKTKQYIAIIGLHMEPNDREHNDFGKYGLRFAVEGNGNFLVEDNYIGGFAYNLSFVIPATDVDAWGGLVIRRNVIADAWSATSHSQGLFISRAQSVLLEENVFDHNGWHKDYATGSGIVTEAEPTIFNHNVYISERTRDITIRGNIFSRGSSMGTKMDVDAGTHTIENNLYVGNGMIAQFGEGSDDLSEEVDGNIFYISNNVMVEGTARAQPNGLGAVFQNIVGGYFQDNFIGQRGTEGGDGGYALAFLDLTDGRGINNFAIDSNIIHDWRAPTRLDDPEARAKDGRDDTQHSVSGNTFSNNMLIEDSSSASPLLETDWTSTDEATYGSNTYYRSGATSDALLTTDSSGVSTGDWQATYEPDAVFEKPSFVDPARTTVSYAATLGLTSFDALANQWKLQSRETWNANLKAAAINEYIRSGFEVDEVGVSPLPNPQLDTPEPNGEEAGSDSALPTLHDDASQQTTQYPTQNQSQVQQGLRQQRAWTQHQGVLSQDEEPLTEPWHAGSHGLDEPVATALYGFVYASSMEDDDEVEEDEFEVPLGISAVELAFSEL; encoded by the coding sequence ATGGCCGTAACCACAGACGTCGATGGCTGGACCGTGGTCTCGCCGTCGGCCGACTCCAGAGTGATTTACGTCAGCAGCAGCTTAGGGAATGATGCAAACGATGGCCTCAGCGAAGCTACACCAAAGGCGACTGTGTCGGCCGGCACCGCGCTAATGCGAGACGGCTATCCAGATCACTTGCTGTTTAAGCGTGGAGATGTTTGGACAAATGAGAACCTGGGTAGCATTTCAAGCGGACGAAGCGCCGAAGAGCCCAAACTGATCGGCGCCTATGGCTCAGGGGAAAGGCCAGTATTCTTGGCAGACCCATCCAGGGAATTCTCAAATAACATCAAAACGAAGCAGTATATTGCCATAATTGGACTCCACATGGAGCCTAATGACCGTGAGCATAATGATTTCGGAAAATACGGTCTCCGATTCGCTGTGGAAGGGAACGGCAACTTCCTCGTCGAAGACAACTATATCGGAGGTTTTGCCTACAACCTTAGCTTTGTCATTCCTGCGACCGACGTCGATGCTTGGGGCGGGCTCGTGATACGGCGGAACGTCATCGCCGATGCCTGGAGCGCCACATCTCACTCTCAAGGGCTATTCATCAGCCGCGCTCAAAGCGTTCTGTTAGAGGAGAACGTTTTCGACCACAACGGTTGGCACAAAGACTATGCAACCGGATCCGGAATCGTGACGGAGGCGGAGCCGACCATTTTCAACCATAACGTCTACATCTCCGAAAGAACTCGCGACATCACCATACGCGGTAACATCTTCTCTCGCGGCTCAAGCATGGGCACGAAGATGGATGTCGATGCTGGCACCCACACAATTGAGAATAATCTCTACGTCGGCAACGGCATGATCGCTCAGTTCGGAGAGGGCTCCGACGACCTAAGTGAAGAAGTCGATGGCAACATTTTCTATATCAGCAACAATGTCATGGTGGAAGGCACGGCCCGTGCTCAGCCGAACGGACTTGGTGCCGTATTTCAAAACATCGTCGGGGGATACTTTCAGGACAACTTCATTGGACAACGAGGTACCGAAGGTGGCGACGGCGGGTATGCGTTGGCATTCTTGGACCTGACGGACGGGCGAGGTATTAACAACTTTGCGATCGACAGCAACATCATTCACGACTGGCGAGCGCCGACAAGATTGGATGACCCCGAAGCAAGAGCAAAAGATGGCAGGGACGATACGCAGCACTCGGTCAGTGGAAATACATTCAGCAACAATATGCTGATTGAAGACAGCTCGTCCGCGAGCCCTCTTCTTGAGACCGACTGGACTTCAACTGACGAAGCCACCTACGGAAGCAATACTTACTATCGCTCAGGTGCGACGTCAGACGCGTTGCTGACAACGGATAGTTCCGGAGTATCGACCGGAGATTGGCAGGCCACGTACGAGCCAGATGCTGTTTTCGAAAAGCCTAGCTTCGTAGATCCTGCTCGAACGACTGTCAGCTACGCTGCGACGCTTGGGCTAACAAGCTTCGACGCCCTTGCGAATCAATGGAAGCTGCAATCGCGGGAGACATGGAATGCAAATTTAAAAGCGGCTGCCATTAACGAATACATTCGCAGCGGATTTGAAGTAGATGAGGTCGGAGTCAGTCCGCTACCCAATCCACAGCTTGACACTCCCGAGCCAAATGGCGAAGAAGCTGGCTCGGATTCTGCTCTGCCAACTCTGCACGACGACGCGTCGCAACAAACAACTCAATACCCAACGCAGAACCAGAGTCAAGTACAACAAGGCCTTCGACAACAGCGAGCCTGGACTCAGCACCAGGGAGTCCTTTCGCAGGATGAAGAGCCTCTCACTGAGCCTTGGCATGCAGGTTCTCATGGCCTTGACGAGCCCGTGGCGACTGCTCTCTATGGCTTCGTCTATGCTTCTTCGATGGAAGATGATGATGAGGTGGAGGAAGACGAATTCGAGGTCCCGCTTGGCATTAGTGCTGTCGAGCTCGCCTTTTCAGAACTCTAG
- a CDS encoding FkbM family methyltransferase encodes MDLDLSNWSDRLTFFLGRYYELDTQLALLAALRRGDTFIDVGANYGMLSLLAASIVGHGGKVHSIEPNPTCVNRLQATIEQNSLNSFVSIHPVAVGSNTGNLTLSVFDNHTGSGTLANVPLTDRSSVTAAIKVDVRRLPDIVDASESQSMVIKIDVEGLEMEVLRGSRDMLVENTPIIVLECVERHLQRAQSSQAEIASYLTDLGFQGFWLSTRRRGLRYHLSLVSVDSPMPDKACNNWLWIHKLDPRIERLPQVATPATSDN; translated from the coding sequence ATGGATTTAGACCTATCCAATTGGTCTGATCGGCTGACATTTTTTCTCGGTCGATATTACGAACTGGATACGCAACTCGCCTTGCTAGCCGCACTGAGGCGAGGTGACACGTTCATCGATGTTGGTGCCAACTACGGAATGCTATCACTCTTGGCCGCGTCGATCGTAGGCCACGGAGGGAAAGTGCATTCTATTGAACCAAATCCTACATGTGTGAACCGTTTACAGGCCACGATTGAGCAAAACAGCTTGAACAGTTTCGTAAGTATTCATCCCGTCGCTGTAGGCAGTAACACTGGAAATCTAACACTTAGTGTCTTCGATAATCACACTGGATCGGGAACACTTGCGAATGTGCCGCTCACTGACCGGTCCTCCGTGACCGCAGCCATAAAGGTCGATGTTCGTCGTCTTCCTGATATTGTAGACGCAAGCGAGTCTCAGTCGATGGTCATCAAGATTGATGTTGAGGGATTGGAAATGGAGGTGTTGCGGGGATCTCGAGACATGCTTGTGGAGAATACGCCTATAATAGTGTTGGAGTGTGTTGAGAGGCATCTGCAAAGGGCACAGTCGAGCCAAGCAGAGATTGCGTCCTACTTGACCGACCTTGGTTTCCAGGGGTTCTGGCTTTCTACACGACGACGCGGCTTGCGCTACCATTTGTCACTTGTCTCTGTAGATTCTCCTATGCCTGACAAGGCATGTAACAATTGGCTTTGGATTCACAAACTCGATCCAAGAATTGAGCGACTGCCTCAAGTGGCTACCCCAGCTACGTCGGACAACTAA
- a CDS encoding transposase: protein MPRKKPQPAKSGRRVFTPEFKQEAVQMLLDGHKASSVAERLGVSHANVLYRWKRELLAESGPVAGALETRVHELEVERERDVLKKSVDYFRPQRITEVYAAMEAIVAANAASALEACGVLGVSRSAYYAWRRA, encoded by the coding sequence ATGCCACGCAAGAAGCCACAGCCCGCAAAGTCGGGACGCCGCGTATTCACTCCGGAGTTCAAGCAGGAAGCGGTGCAGATGCTGCTGGACGGTCACAAGGCTAGTTCGGTAGCCGAGCGTCTGGGGGTGTCGCACGCTAACGTGCTGTACCGCTGGAAGCGTGAGCTGCTCGCCGAGAGCGGGCCTGTGGCGGGCGCCTTGGAGACGCGTGTCCATGAGCTGGAGGTCGAGCGTGAGCGGGACGTGCTAAAAAAAAGCGTTGATTATTTTCGGCCGCAGCGAATAACGGAGGTCTACGCCGCCATGGAAGCGATCGTCGCCGCCAACGCCGCGTCGGCGCTGGAGGCCTGCGGCGTCCTGGGCGTGAGCCGCAGCGCGTACTACGCCTGGCGTCGGGCGTAA